A window of Malania oleifera isolate guangnan ecotype guangnan chromosome 5, ASM2987363v1, whole genome shotgun sequence contains these coding sequences:
- the LOC131156049 gene encoding uncharacterized protein LOC131156049 — translation MDLKDSNAITGGSSSEKAAHEGRSDSTVALWDFAQQFMAEVMWNSRGQDRPTTKRGDSIEKFTCLKPPTFPGSTNLILIENWIQEIKKIFVVLRCTNEQKVLYATFKQTREAERWWEAVKLLEEQRLVSVAMMLSYFREVFFYQYFPASIRKVKATEFMNLTQGQLTVQ, via the coding sequence atggatctcAAGGATAGTAATGCTATCACCGGAGGGAGTAGCAGTGAGAAGGCCGCCCATGAGGGTCGCAGCGATTCTACAGTGGCACTTTGGGATTTCGCCCAACAATTTATGGCTGAGGTTATGTGGAATTCTCGGGGGCAGGATCGTCCCACTACTAAACGGGGAGATTCTATTGAGAAGTTCACTTGcctgaagcctcctaccttccCGGGAAGTACCAACCTGATCCTTATAGAGAATTGGATTCAGGAAATCAAAAAGATCTTTGTCGTACTACGATGCACCAATGAGCAAAAGGTGCTATATGCCACGTTTAAACAAACTAgagaagccgagagatggtgggaagcagTAAAGctattagaggagcagagactagTATCAGTGGCGATGATGTTGAGCTATTTCAGAGAGGTTTTCTTTTAtcagtattttccagcctctatTAGGAAAGTAAAGGCAACGGAGTTCATGAACCTGACTCAGGGACAGCTGACTGTTCAGTAA